A window from Catharus ustulatus isolate bCatUst1 chromosome 14, bCatUst1.pri.v2, whole genome shotgun sequence encodes these proteins:
- the LOC117002918 gene encoding lysophosphatidic acid receptor 6-like has product MQKTIPACFFQQLYSSLTGISMERDHMKDLRRYLALKYIQYLVLSSSNAASTLLGLLGSAYTMILLQSAKVSSKSTAVFISSLAQADLLVLLSLVSELFLGGFGAAPFLARMLLMANAHVSCVLLSCVACEAYLITFLPAQSRPHRTVRKARLLCRGIWALVAAECALFLLDEHLGASSASAPSCATLGLLFQLSSTATALLQSLSYSLGILLRIVNVYIYYKIFFSMSPRSRLKSK; this is encoded by the exons atgcagaaAACTATCCCTGCCTGCTTCTTCCAGCAACT GTATTCTTCCCTAACTGGCATTTCAATGGAGAGAGACCACATGAAAGACCTCAGAAGATACCTGGCACTGAAATACATCCAGTACCTGGTGCTGTCCTCCTCCAACGCTGCCAGcaccctcctggggctgctgggcagcgCCTACACCATGATCCTCCTGCAGTCTGCCAAGGTCTCCTCCAAGTCCACTGCAGTCTTCatctccagcctggcccaggcagACCTCCTGGTTCTGCTCAGCCTGGTTTCTGAGCTGTTTTTGGGCGGTTTTGGCGCAGCCCCGTTCCTGGCGCGGATGCTCCTCATGGCCAACGCCCACGtgagctgtgtcctgctcagCTGTGTGGCCTGTGAGGCTTATCTGATCACCTTCCTGCCCGCACAGTCCCGGCCCCACAGGACAGTCAGGaaggccaggctgctctgcagggggATCTGGGCGCTGGTGGCCGCAGAGTgtgccctgttcctgctggatGAGCACCTGggggccagcagtgcctctgCCCCCTCCTGTGCCACTTTGGGGCTCCTGTTCCAGCTCTCCAGCACGGCCACGGCCCTGCTGCAGTCCCTCAGCTACAGCCTGGGGATTCTGCTGAGGATTGTCAACGTGTACATCTACTACAAGATATTTTTCAGCATGTCTCCCAGGTCCAGACTCAAATCCAAGTAG